CTTTCGGGAACTTCCCTTGCTCTGGCCGGTGGAAAAGGGGAGGGGAAGGCCTGGCCGGACTTGGATCAGGCACTGGGGCCGATGGAAGCAGCCGTGGAGCGTTTCATGTGGTTGCCACGCAAAGAGGGGCGGTTGCTGAATGCCTTGGTGCGATTGGCGCGGGCCAAGAATGTGTTGCAGGTGGGCGGATCGGTGGGGTTTGCCTCGCTCTGGCTGGCCGCCGCTTTGGCGGAAACGCGCGGGAAACTGACCACGATCGAAATTCTGCCGGAACGGGTGGAGTTGGCCAGGAAACACTTGGTGGCGGTGGGATTGGGGCAGCGTGTCACCTGCCTGACGGGGAACGCCCACAAGGTGGTGCCGACGTTGAAAGGGGCATTTGATTTCGTGCTGCTGGATGCCGATAAAACCGGGCACGTGGATTATTTCCAGAAGCTGCATCCGGCCAAATTGGCCGAACATGCGCTGATTCTGGCCAATAACGCGGCCCAACCGGGCGAGGGGATGAAGGCCTATTTGCAATTGCTGATGGCGCATCCGGAGTATGACTCTGTGGTAGTCAGCGCCACCTTGGAAGATGGGTATTGCCTGAGTGTGAGAAACCCTTGATTGCGGAACCCTCGATTGCGGATTTCGGAATGAAGCCGATTTTGCAGAAAAATAAACCGGCAAAAATATAGGGAACCCTCCATTTCGGAATGCGGAATCCTTGATTTCGGAATTCGGATTTCGGAATGTGGAATGGAGCCGATTTTGCAGAAAGATTGGCCGGCAGGAGCGCTCGGAGAAGCGGTGTGTAATCGGGGGTGAAAGTCTCTCAGGTCTGGCGGCGAGGCCGCTGGAGTTTGAAACGAAAAATACGAGGTGGGCAGGGGCTGTGGTTCCGTACCCCCTCACATGTTTCCTCTTCCTCTGGGAGAGGATTGCATTATCCGGCTGAGGGAATCGGCTTAACGGATGCACTTGCTTTCGGGTAATTCCGCGGCCATGGGAACCCCCGAACCGCCGCTTCCAGCTTGAACCAAACCGAGCTTGATGCAGATCTGGGCTGGCATAGAATGCCGCATACGATTCTTGACGTGGGGGTGCCGACCCGTACTATGCCCCGACGATGTCGTTGGCACGACTTACAACATGAATCGTTTTTCGCCCATACTGGCCACTGTCTGGCTCGGTATTGCGCTGCTATGCCAAGCCGCCGAGGATGAAAAGCATTATGGTCCGCTCATTAACCAGAGTCCCTTGGTGCTGACGACCGGTGTGCGCGAGGAATGTGTTGGACCGTTCTTCAGCCATCAAAAGGTGGGCTCGCAAGTGACGAGCGTTTTTGCACCCTTTTTCTCCACCACCTCCGATCCGGAACTGGAAATGACGGAATGGGACATCCTGTACCCCTTGATTTCCTATGACTGCTTTGGGAGCGAGTACCGGCTGCATTTTGGGCAATTGATCGCGTTTTCCGGTGGGAAAAACCAGGCGGACCAGGCCAAGGATGGTTTTACGCTGTTTCCGATTTATTTTCGCACCCGCTCAGCGGAGTCCAACGCGAGTTATACGGCGGTCATGCCGTTTTATGGGACCGTCAAAAACCGGCTGCTGCGCGATGAAGTCAACTGGGTGATGTTCCCGCTCTATGTGCGGTCGGTGAAACGGGATGTGATTACCTACAATTACCTGTATCCGGTTGGCCATGTGCGGCATGGCAATCACCTGGAAGGTTGGCAGGTCTGGCCGTTCCTCGGGCGTGAAATCAAGGATGCCTGCACCATTACCAACCGGTATGATGAGGCGGAAGTGATCCCCGGCCATGAGAAATCGTTTTATCTCTGGCCGTTCTATCTCCACAACACACTGGGGTTGGGCACCACGAATGTGACCCGGCTGGAGTCGCTCCTGCCATTCTATGCCTACGAGCGCTCGCCGCTGCGCGATTCCACGACGTACTTTTGGCCACTCGGTTACACCGTTACCGATGACCGGCAACAGCAGTTTCGGGAACGCGGCATGCCCTGGCCGCTGGTGGTATTTGCGAGCGGGCCGGGCAAGCATACTTCCCGCGTGTTCCCCTTCTACAGTCACGCGTACAACGCCAAGCAGCAGAGCGGCTTTTGGCTCTGGCCGCTGTATAAATATAACCGGATTCGTTCCGATCCACTCGCGGGGGATTACCTGCGGATCATGTTCTACCTGTACATGGACCGGTTTGAGCGCAACACCGCCACCAAGGAATCCCGGCGGCGGACCACGCTGTGGCCGTTGTTTTTAAAGGAGCGCGACATGGAGAACAACTCGCACTTCCAAGTATTGACCGTCTTGGAACCGTTTATTCCCAACAACAAGAGCATCGAGCGCAACTATTCCAACCTCTACGCGTTGTGGCGTGCGGAGAAGAATTCCAAGACCGGGGCCAGCAGCGAATCGTTGCTGTGGAATCTGTACCGCAGCGATGCCACCCCCGATACAAAAAAAAGCTCGATTTTCTTTGGTCTTTTCCAGTA
The Verrucomicrobiota bacterium DNA segment above includes these coding regions:
- a CDS encoding class I SAM-dependent methyltransferase, with translation MMKTSVQRKPQSSSRRNFLREASLSGAGVVTFAGLLSGTSLALAGGKGEGKAWPDLDQALGPMEAAVERFMWLPRKEGRLLNALVRLARAKNVLQVGGSVGFASLWLAAALAETRGKLTTIEILPERVELARKHLVAVGLGQRVTCLTGNAHKVVPTLKGAFDFVLLDADKTGHVDYFQKLHPAKLAEHALILANNAAQPGEGMKAYLQLLMAHPEYDSVVVSATLEDGYCLSVRNP